From the genome of Chelmon rostratus isolate fCheRos1 chromosome 1, fCheRos1.pri, whole genome shotgun sequence, one region includes:
- the wdr93 gene encoding LOW QUALITY PROTEIN: WD repeat-containing protein 93 (The sequence of the model RefSeq protein was modified relative to this genomic sequence to represent the inferred CDS: substituted 1 base at 1 genomic stop codon) — translation SVHNRKGTPDSDMEASCKSETSRKTTPTLELFGATQLPESTNCLACSEDGRYLSLGHSQGFAVWCASSLICVAEWLQDRVEIASIQMTRMAETAYLLGTVDDMGVARVFAYHCEGIHLLSVINTMENVNKRSICLTFEVSDGGDYGAASISCNGSLRLEVYHFPSEAWLKELEKAQSQKQDPNSSGDVDVKWSPVAVVIKMKPPKIPAGMELDGPLEVLQMTDFLTHCLALDVNTGSHQRXEHAFNTDAGKTKETNASQRRCTHHFLLPCGQFPGGSTAKYQPAGLPVAVCVWWSGSHSLLQYLLQKGSTNKPDVEPTPDVLWPNAKEILCSAVSRCTCYIALGLADGLVCVWDRRSGSPLSVVLASAADSALSRIQFVDYWPVSADDSFTGATVHLLVLFKSGAIHAVTTGRGTRSCTVQLTERPKHSGDLPTLTASVPFLQGSSLVVQRNGKMFLQDAINKSTVCFLIPPTSHLIATPCNPVYALNSKQQTLFIKGDQDPSCSASSIGGSQGQLLIFRFGESDVIKQHIVSLPDSSQQQETLSWATLEETCNLYLQQRARSVDERNKAVTQTWEQLQKTATMLQPRHSRAAAT, via the exons tctgtgcacAACAGAAAAGGTACACCAGACTCAGACATGGAAGCATCTTGTAAATCAGAGACATCCAGAAAGACAACACCTACTTTGGAACTGTTTGGTGCTACACAG CTTCCAGAGAGCACCAACTGCCTGGCGTGCTCAGAAGACGGCAGGTACCTCAGTCTGGGTCACTCCCAGGGCTTTGCTGTGTGGTGTGCATCCTCTCTGATCTGCGTTGCAGAGTGGCTGCAGGACCGAGTAGAAATTGCATCGATTCAAATGACGAGGATGGCTGAGACGGCCTATCTGCTTGGCACTGTTGATGATATGG GTGTTGCCAGAGTCTTTGCATATCACTGTGAAGGCATTCACCTCCTCAGTGTTATTAACACCATG gaaaatgtcaacaaaaggAGCATTTGCTTGACATTTGAAGTATCTGACGGGGGAGATTATGGAGCTGCATCAATCAGCT GCAACGGTTCCCTCCGGCTCGAGGTTTATCACTTCCCCTCAGAAGCATGGCTGAAAGAGTTAGAAAAGGCACAATCACAAAAACAG gaCCCAAACTCATCTGGAGATGTGGATGTGAAATGGTCTCCAGTTGCAGTGGTGATTAAAATGAAGCCACCCAAAATTCCAGCAG GAATGGAATTGGATGGTCCACTTGAAGTCTTGCAGATGACTGACTTTTTGACACACTGTTTGGCTCTGGACGTAAACACCGGCAGTCATCAGCGGTAGGAACACGCTTTCAATACCgatgcaggaaaaacaaaggaaacaaatgcCAGCCAAAG GCGATGCACCCACCACTTTCTTCTGCCTTGTGGTCAGTTTCCTGGTGGCAGCACAGCAAAGTATCAGCCAG caggattacctgttgctgtctgtgtgtggtggagtGGCAGCCATAGTCTTCTTCAGTATCTGCTGCAAAAAGGATCAACAAACAAACCAG ATGTGGAACCTACGCCAGATGTGTTGTGGCCAAATGCAAAAGAgatcctctgctctgctgtcagtaGATGCACCTGTTACATAGCCCTTGGGCTCGCTGATGGTTTGGTGTGTGTCTGGGACAGGCGATCTG GGTCTCCGTTGTCTGTTGTCTTAGcatcagcagcagacagtgcCTTGTCCAGGATACAGTTTGTGGATTACTGGCCTGTGTCTGCTGATGATTCTTTTACCGGAGCAACAGTCCATCTTTTGGTGTTGTTTAAAAGTGGAGCAATCCATGCAGTCACCACAGGACGAGGGACACGTTCCTGCACAGTGCAGCTCACTGAACG GCCAAAACACAGCGGGGACCTACCAACGCTCACTGCATCGGTGCCGTTTCTGCAGGGCTCG TCGCTTGTGGTacaaagaaatggaaaaatgttcCTCCAAGATGCTATCAACAAATCCACTGTGTGCTTCTTGATTCCTCCCACATCTCATCTGATTGCTACTCCCTGCAATCCTGTTTATGCTttgaacagcaaacagcaaactcTCTTCATAAAAG GTGACCAGGACCCCAGCTGCAGTGCGTCTTCTATAGGAGGAAGCCAGGGTCAGCTTCTCATCTTCCGTTTTGGAGAGTCTGATGTCATTAAGCAGCATATTGTCTCACTTCCAGACTCTTCacagcaacaagaaacactgaGCTGGGCCACTCTAGAAGAAACCTGCAATCTCTACCTCCAGCAAAG GGCGCGGTCTGTGGATGAAAGGAACAAAGCTGTCACGCAGACCTGGGAGCAGCTACAGAAAACTGCAACGATGCTCCAACCGAgacacagcagagctgcagccacctga